The nucleotide window ACTAAACAGGGTTGCGCAAACCGTTGCCTGTTTCTCGCCAGAGAGGAGGACGTCCACTCCTCCATCGTCACCCTTCTCCGAGCGTCGGGTGAACTTCTGCGGCGAGGTTTCTCCTCGTCGATCGGCTCGGTTCGCCCACGAACGGGAGCGCTTGCGTCCGTCGTTAACCTCGGCCGCACACGTTCGACAGGGCCCCCGAAGTTGTGCGTCAGCCTTCGATCGGTGCCGTGGAGCCACAACGATACGTTCTGGAGAGGAATGCACACCTCTAGCGTTAGTGTGTTTTCCCTGTCGGACGAGGAGGCGTCGGCCGGTGGGAACGGCCTCTCTTCCCAACTGCACTTCTCCCACACGTGCTTTCTTGTTTTCTCGCTCTCCCACAgtttgctctctctccatcctccccctctctctctctctctctctctctctctctctctctccatcctctctctccatcctctttctctctctctccatcctctttctcctcattctctctccattctttctctctccatatcctttctctccatcatctctctctccatcctctctccatccattctctctctccatcctctctctctccatcctctctctctccatcctctctccatcatctctctctccatcctccatccattctctctctccatcctctctctccatcatctctctccatcctctctccatccattctctctctccatcctctctctctccatcctctctctctccatcctctctccattctctctctccatcctctctctcactccattctctctctctctctccatcctctctgtgtctccatcctctctctctctccatcctctctccatcctctctctctctctctctccatcctctctgtctctccatcctctctctctctccatgctctgtctctccatcctctctctgtctctttactgCCTCcgttcttccctctcttcttcatgGCCAGGGCCAAAATGAAAGCGTGCGCTGCTTTCATATGTGCTTCCCCTTGACTTTATGGATGCCCTCAGGGGCTACTTTGAAGACTGTGCACAACGGCAGGAAGTCCTCCACAAACATACAAAGCCTCGCAGAGGTTCAAATGTTTACGATCACATGTCTACAATAGTTGCAGTTCACCGCACATCAGCTGGGCACAATGATCCAATCAAGCGGCTTTAGTACCCAATAAAGTGATTGAAGGTTTTAATACTTTTTCGTTTGTTTCGTAATGAGTGTATCGATGAAGTCATGTATCAAAAACGTGTCTCAATTGTgtctctgtacccccccccccacacacacacacacttacccaccAACAGTGCCCAGGCTGGCGGTGGTGAAGGAGATGATCCGTAGGCTGCAGGACCTGCGCCACACAGACCAGGTGCAGCGGGCGTACGCCCTCAACTGCGGCGAGGGCGCCACAGTGAGCTACGAGCTGCAGATCCGCGTGCTGCGGGAGTTCGGCCTGCCCGACGCCGCCGCCGAGCTGCTGCAGGTACGGGCTGCACCTCaccctcctgcacccccccacccacccccaccctcctctggaGTCACACGGCCAACACGACACTATCTGACACGCGCCCCTGCCCGTGTGATCGTCACCAGCCAACAGTGAGGCGCCACCGGGGCGTTCAGTTAGCATTAGCGTTGTGTGCCTCTTTTGAGCTGAGCGGTGGTCGCGCATGTCAGCGTCCACGAGAACATTTCAATCACGCGCTTCCTTGCTCTTTTAGAAACGTCCCGAAGTTGATTGCGCGGTCCAAAATATTGAAAGCCTAACTGCGATACAGGACCCCAAGCTATACAGTGTCCCATCCGTCGACGATCTGATGGTTAGCGCAGATGAGGGAAGTGCGGAGCGCCATTGAACGGCAGTTAGTGTGATTTTGGGTTGTTTTCTTTCCTCCGCGAGCTGGGATGAATGTCACCGGTGCCCCACGTCATGACGGAATGTTCAAGGAATTTGGCCGCAGCACAGGCGGCATTTAGTTTTCTCCCCGCCCTATTAATGTTATTTACCTTCCTGTCAAAAGGGCCGAGGTGAACTTCAACAAGTATATGGCTTATATGTGACTGTGTCCAAAGTGCTGTGGTTTTCCAGACTGCCATAAATTATGGTTTAACGTCTGGTTTATTAAGTATCTTTGGCAGGTTTTTGCCTcaaactctctcccccacccccccctcccccccatcattCCTGACTCATTCTTTACTCCACCCTGCAGAACCCTCACAAGTTCTTCCCAGAGGAGCGCTTCGGAGACGAGAGCCCCGTCCTGGCCCTGCGCCAGTCGGGCCGCTGCCGGGTCAACAGCAGCCCGGCGGTGGAGAGCATGTTCACCGACCTGGAGGCTATGGCTgccttccaccctcccctccctcctccgccgccgcccTACCACCCCCCGGCCACGCCCAGCCACGCCCAGCTGAAGGCGGGCTGGCGGCCCCGcatcccctcccagcccccgtcgcgctccttctcctacccctgcaaccacagcctcctccaccgccagccctccgcctcctccaagCACGGCAGCCCCGCCTACCTGCCGCCCGGGGTGAAGGTCCTGCCGCCGGACTGCACCAACCCCCAGGGCGGGGGGGGACGTGCGCCGCACCTGGACAAACAAGGGGTGAGTCCAGAGGCCCGGAGTCTAGTGTCGAGGAAGGCTAGAGACGGAACGGTCTGTGGTTGTACCATTTAAACCGATGCGGTTGGTCGTGTTTCGCCATTTCATAGCTGCGTTTCTGTGTTTTCACCTTCCTTGCCGGTTTGTTTATGTTTGTCCCCCCTCAGAACATGGAACCCGTCATCAACGAGTTCATGCCAGACATCGCCATGGGGGTGTCGGCCATGACCCTGAAGGAACGCCGTCCCCCGGAGGTCAGCATGGATGTGGAGCCTCACgagccccacccctcccacctgtcCGCGGCCCCGGCCCCGCCCGCGCCCCACTGCCACGCGGCCCGCCACCTTCACGCCTCCCGCAAGCGCCACGCCGCCGAGCCCAAGCCAGAAGTCCAGCCGGAGTACCCCGACCTGTACGAGTTCTCCGGCCGCCACGCCGGCTCCTACCCCGGCCCCGACCTCTACAGCCACAGCAGGGCGCCCCCCGGGGGTCCCGGCCCCCCGCCGTCCTACCCCTCGGACCCCCAGCAGCACCCCTGCCGGCCGGCCGCCCCCGCTGGGGACCCCCTCCGCCTGGACGTCCTGGAGCAGCCCCCCCAGAGGCTGGACTTGGCTCTGGCCACGCAGGGTGGAGGGGCGCAGGCCGGGGCGGCCGCACACGGGCCGAGGGGGCGCCCCGGGACGGAGACAGACCTGACCTGTGGACTGGGGCCGTCCCGGCACGTGGAGGCGTACGAGGAGTGGGCCCCGGCACGCCGGGCCGGAGCAGAGACGAAGGGTGGCGAAGACTCAATGGGGACCAGAGACCGTAGGTCGCCCAGCAAACCAGACTACCCTTACAGGAAGTCTGCACTCTGACCTCTGGCCTtgaccccccgcccccgcccccccctcccaccacaagTCTGAGATGAGCTAGAACTATAAACAGACTGGTATACAGACAAACTCCAGACAACCTAAAGACAACTGCATCCGGTGATGGGCAGTGTAGTCTTGGGTGGTGGTGAGGCGTTcttttcattctctccctccgttcACTCTCATGCACAGGTCAGGGGAACGGCTTCGAACacgtaggggtgggggggtgggggggtcaagcCCCTTCCACGGGAGGTCAGTGTGCCGCACCAGCGAGGTGCAGCAAGTCACAGTGCCTTCAGCATAAGCACCACAGCCCCGGACACAGCAGGGGGGGGAAGGCTTTGGTTTGGTtgctctgtctcctcttccccaCTCCTTGGCCTTGCCagactccccatctctccccaatTTGCCCGACGATGAAGCAGCTGTTCTCCAATCACCTTCCATTCCCCCTGTGCTGGTGTACGTTAGAAAGAAATAGAAAATCACccccacacatttttttttcttttctccctcctggtTTTGCAGTAATAGCCCTTGTAATACTCTGCAGTCACAAGCTGTATGTCAGTATGGGCAATTtaagaaaattgctaatcttcCCACTGGGCACAGTACCGGTCAGGCCACGCTCCAGGAATACTAATTAGAGTGAAGCATTATTATAGGAAACAATGAAGGCTCTGcttttagttttttgggggggcctGATGTTTCTCAGCCTTTCGCCTCCACTCCAAACTGCTACAGGCTCTTTGGAGGGGGTTTGACCTTTGCTGCTGTTAAAGGGGTCAAGACGGTACGGTTCTGTTTTTCTCCTTACACGGTTGGCATTTTAAACCAGTCTGCTAGTATTTCACCATCCGTGAATTAAGTGTGTGTCATTCAtgcattcaccccccccccccccgttcttgTGTGTCCTAGTAGCTCTAACTAGTCCTTACATCGGATCTCACTGAATGTCCATGTTGGAGCGGAGTATTTAAGATGTCCTCTGGTGGATTTGCGTATTTCTTGGCGAGTTTTGGTCCAAGGGTTATGTCTGCAGCGTTTGGCTCCTTCGTAGCCCATGGACTCGACACCCCGTCGCAGGCTGTGAAGAACGATGCTCCCCTCAGTGAGACCTGGCTCCCCTCAGGTAGACAGAGCTCAGCCAAACCAAACCCAGATCCCCGCCCCTCCTCAGAGGCCATCCGAGCCGGATGACGCCGTCGGCCCCATGAGCCGACACCGCGGGTGTCGAGAGGGGCGACACCCTGCGCCCTTCCTTGCATTGCTTCACCCCACAACTAAGATTACTACGATGTCAGAGGGGTGGGCAAGTAAGACGAGGTTGTTTTTTCGGTTTGTTTTTTACCATCCTCCGAACGGAACCATTCAAAAACCAGCATagcataaaaacaaaacaaaaaagtgcATACCCATCGATTTAAGAGTACTGACAAGTTCACATTTTCTCCATATGTTGCTACTACCAttgtcccccccgtcccccgtcccccccactGTGTCAAAAGACTCGAACTGTAATGATCTCTCCCACCCAGAGCGGTGTTGTCGTGTCGTGCACCTGTATTACTACCGTTCAGCCTCCCGGAGGCTCATGCGCCCGCCAGGCTCTCCGTAGAACGCCGACTCCTCCCGCCTGGCGGCGGCAGCGGGAGGTCCTCCTCTCTTAACGGGTAACGACTGACTCTTCTCTCCCAGGACTCAGCCCACGTACTTGTCGGCTTCTTCTCTTCATCACCCAAATGGCCTGATTTTGATGTCTTTTCTTGAAATGCAatgcttttttctttttttgggggttgACGGCAGCGGCCCGCTTTTTCGTTTTCATCCTTCGTTTCTGTTTGGGTTTTTTCACGACTGCAGGGATGTTTCCGTCTAGCTCGGGGCGTGGTCTCTGGGTCCTCGTTGTTTGCCGATGGAGTGGGGCTCTGGTTCCATCCTGAAGGCCTTGCTGCATCCCATCTGTGAGGCCGGCGATGGAAAATGGAAACTCTCTCGAGCAAAGTCGGAGCGTGTCAGGGCAGGGGTTTTTGGATGCAGGGCGGCATCGTGCGTTTCAAAGTCTTCCAGATATCCAGGCGGAAGGGAACATATTGGTGTCAAGATGTGAAGGCGATGAGCGTGTCGATTTGAAGCCAGTCTCAGCTGGCAGAGAGGAGTTATTAATAGCCATGCTCCATTATTTATGATTACATCCCAATTCAATTTCTGCTGTGTCgaataatttcttttttttcttcttatttCTTCTTCAAGCATGCTCTGAAGGATATTTTGAGTCAAGTTGGTCTGAAGTCAAAAGTGCTTGGCAATTAGTTGGGCCTACAGTAGTCCACATAAGCTATTCTTGAGTCTAACAGAGAGAGCTTATCCGACCCATCATGGCGCACCCCCTTTGTGATTTTATCAGTGTTTGGTGGACTTGACTCTGGTCCCTGGCTACATTGTCTACCTCTTTCCTGTCTCCCCGACCTTCTACTACCCTCATTCAAATAATATTTCAAACCCTTACTATATTTTCTACCAACTGTTCCCTAATGGAAATCGCTGTAACTCTGATATATGCACATCTGATGCTGGTACTGCTGCTCTGCTAAGCTCGAACACTATAGATATCATCCTTTCTCTCAGATCCTAACATCCACAGAAACGGTTACGGGCTTTCACACTAATCATTTCGACCGCCCGTGGACGAGTCATCTCCTTTGCTGCTGCTCTCTAGCGTGAAaaagggacgtgtgtgtgtgtgtgtgtgcgtgtgtgtgtgcgtgcgtgcgtgcgtacacgTGGAACTGTTCACGTCTcagtgcatgtgggtgtgtggtggtggtgtgggacGATGGGTCCTTTGCCAAGAAGTGAAGCTCAACAATTCCTAGAGGCCTAAACCATTAAGGACACTATAGTAGGGAGGTCTTCTTCATTTTGTCCGATGATCTGTCAGGattaaagaaaaggaaagatcATTGCATTTGGTTGGTGGTTGCCTGAATCTGTAAAAGGTGTAATACACTTCACATCAGTACTTGTTTCGCTATGGGACGGCTGGACAACTAGGGGGGTGGTTGGTCACATTGACATCCAGTCATAACACTATCCAATGCTACGAGACTACTCATTGTCATGTGACCGTCCCCTAAGAGACGAGGGTAGGAGAACCagtgtgtgtcagcagcagcCCATCCCCTGGCAACCCACAGGGCCCTGTCACCAGAGGCCGCCACCCCCGGGGccacgccccctcccctcctcctgtagcCCTCTTGGCAGTTCAGTGGTCAGCCCCTCCCCCACGGCCAAGCAGAGTGCGAAGCCCCTCGCGGCAGTGCCGTGGGTCTGCTCACCGGAGCGTGCAGGGGAAGAGCCCGGGAGAGAGACCCCGAAATagccactcccccctccccccacccccgtcagGGTCCCTGAGGCGTCTCGGTGTCAGAGCACggaggtcagagagaggagggggtcaggcaggggatggatggagatgcgGCCGCTAGTATGGGACTGCAGACACGAGACGCTGTCAACACTTTTCCATTACAGAAATCCCTCCCCACCCAGCAGGAGAAGGGATCGAAGCGATACCAAATCTAATCACACGCGGCCCTCCCCCACCACAGGCTCAGATAagggaatccccccccccccccaggaggaggTGTCGAAATACCGCTGTTTCAGTCCGTGCTCTTTTTCAGGAGCTTGGCTTTTGGAGCTTTTTTTTGAAGGGAAGCGTTTGAATCCCGGGAGCCAGGATTGTTGCTCCCCTCGTCCGTTGTCCCGTTTGAACCCGTAGCCCTGTAAGGACGAACAAAGCTATAGTGGCGTGTTGAATGCATCGCTTGTAAGGTGTGAGTGGGTTTTACTCAGAATACTCCCTGACCGAGCTCATTTCAGACCCCTGTACTCCGTCTGTGGTCTGGAAGTACAAAGCTTTTGCTGGACAACGATACGACTTTTTTAAGAATGCttctattttttggggggggtggggggggggcgggcgttTGCAGTTTAGGCCACAGATTCGAGTTAGGAGCATGAAGACCAGCCTCTGCAGTATGTCTTAAGCTGTAGCGACGTTTGTTTAGGTTTTCATGCCACAGATGAATTCATTCCTTTGCTCTGTAGCATTTGAGCTTTTGACTACGACAGTTAAGCAACGTCGTGACGAAAGACCTCGACCCTGGCTCGAGAGCGACGATCGCGCTTTTCAAATACTGTTTGAGAGTCTAAGATGTTCATTTGTTGATTCATATGCTGTTGATGTTAGACGATATTAAAAGACTGAGGGTCTTACCTTGCACTTAagtacacacaccccctcccgtTGTTGTATGTTCTGCTCAGTATTTGTTATCCTCACGATGGAGAGGTGCCCTTCACTTGTTTGAGCTGGACACCCGTGACATACCCGCCTACATATTCTCtgaagatatatattttttcaagtACTCATTTGCTGGTAAGCTCTCAAAGGTCAAATGTTTTGCCTCAAACAATGCACTCACTAATATCCTTAGGTTGTCCCAGGAACCAGCAGTTGTAGCTGGGCACGGTTGAAGGGTAGGTCGGTCGGAGGCGAAGGGAGGAAGTTaacttatttttcttctttcatgAACATCCTCTTTCAGAGGTGTACGGGGAGGGTTCTTCCTgttttaacccccccccaccccacccatggATGGAGACGAAAGAGTGCCTTCTCTGCCAGTGGCCGGGTACCCTCCTTACCTGCGTCTTATGCAAACCTTTTTCTACCTGCCCACGCAATCCAGTCTCTTTGTAATAGTGTAGCCAATGCATCGTGTACATAGTGATTTTCAAAGAGTATTTTTTTGGTTTTATTTTAGGTACCTTTGTCTCTGAAAAAGTATTGGTTTGTTGTACATAGACAGTTTTTCTATATATAAAACAAATATGCCCCATATATttgttgtatatatatatagagagagagagaaaggataagACGCATTCTCGTAGCTACTTGTAAGGAATTGTGGAAATTCTATTTTTCTACTCTTCTCGATAAAGAGTGTGAAAGTGGTGAGCTCAAATCTGCATTTTAGGTGACTGACAAAATAAACAGCTTTGATAGAAATGAAGGATTTGTGTGGAGTTTTTTCCTTTGTGAAAAAAAACAACTGCTGGTGAGAACGTCAAGCTTAACAGATTTTCGTCTCAGTTGACATTCAAAACTTGTATTCCTAAAATCAATCAATGCAGGAAAGTACTCAAATTAAGCCATGATACTGGACAGAGGGTATTTTATGATTCCCCTGTGTGGGAAGAAAGAAAGCATTTTCCCTGTGAATTACAGGTGTGGCTTCTTGTATAACTTTGACCGAAAAAACAGTAAATTGACAATTTCTTTATTTCTCAAAGAACActaaaaagggacaaaaatccgACATGGTTATAGACTTAACAATTTCGATGTGGTTCGGCACTGACTTCTACTACACTTGTGTCTGAATAAAGAATATTTAATAAGTACAGCAGTGACATTATTTAATCAGCAAGATGGTAATGCAATGGAGCATATTGTGGCGAAATGCCTTTTGTTTGGACCAGGTTAACTACGGTTTGACCCTTTTCTCTGACCCCTGCAAGGCAGTGAAGGGTAATGCATTCAGTTTGAATGTTTGAAGAAAGAACCTATTGAAGTCTACCCTCAAATGAATGCTTAATGAAATGTCAGGGGAACCGCTGTCATAAGCACAGGGTCCGTAATGTCTGTATACAGCTCTTTCCTTTTGTCTGGAAAAAGTCTTAAAGGGGCCACAATAAGATGACCTTTCCTTCTGGGAAATAAAGATATATTCCACATTGATCAAAGCGAGCCTCTAAAATGACTGGCTGGGGTTAGTTTCCTTCAGTAACCTGCAGAGACCTAATGAACCGTGTAAATATGCTGAGGAGGAGCCAGGACAACAAAGCACACTGTTGATCAGAGCGGCATCGAGGCTGACACACCAAAACCGATTTTCCGGTACAAAACACGTTTCAAATGCATACTGGTTGAAAATACAGAAGACGGGAGAACAGACGACATGGACTCCAAAGACATGTGGGGAGAGTGGGACCATATTTTCACAAAGTGAAATGAAGAACAAGAAGTCAAGTAGCGACAGGTGTTTGGGAATGTGGGAAGGAGAgacgtgggcgggggggggggggggcagatgggaTGGAGCCACTTCAGCTGCAGTAGTACTGGCCGGCGTTGGCCCGCCTCCTCTTGCGGCTCTGCTGCTGCTCGAAGAACTGCCGGATGTCCTCCGGAGTCACCACCTGGTGGACGCAGGAGGGGGGCCGCACCGGCGAGGTCAACACATCTCTTATGGCCCGCAACGCAAACAtggaatcacacacatacacacacacaccccccctatatattttttttcttatgCACATTAACTTGAATTATCATCCTGGTTAGTAACGGTAAAAAGAACTGTGCAGGCTTTAGTACCTCCCAGATCATTTTCTCACACCGACTCACTGAGCATGACCCCCAAAGCGGTCCCCTCCTCTTGAATAGTAGCGCTAATGGCCAAAGTTGTCACTGACCTTTCCCTCCTCTGCGAATCTCTGCAGGAAATCCTTCAGCTCGGTCTTCATGTCATTGTATCCTgagaaggaggaaaagagacTGGTTTAGCATGCGGCGAAGAGTCGCTGCAGCTGCAGCTCTGCTGGCTGCGCTCGCTCGCCTAGATCCCCCGGTGGCCTCGCAAAAGGAATTCAATCTGGGGCTCAACAAATGCAGCCCAATGGACAGGTCAAACCCATTCAACACCTGTTTGCCCTCTTTCCTTTCCCCGTTTACACTTTCGGGTTCAGTTTATTAGACATGAAGCCCAGTTCTTTATTACTACAAAATGTAAGCTCTGCATCTAAACCCTTCTTCGGCTTCATCACTTGGGCGATTAataagggagcagggaggagagaaaaaaaagacttcTAGACATGAACATTTCTAGACTTTCCATCACAAATCTCAAATGTAATGTCTTAATGTAGACCCACATACACATTCAGGAAGAAGCCATGTTCCAGGACAAGCCTgtgtctttcctctccccccccccccgtaccgtGGATGATCTCCAGCTGCTGCACGCGCCCGAGGTTGTCGAGGGCTGACATCAGCGGGTCGCGACCCTCGGCGCCGCCCCGCCGCTCCTGCTCTGTGGTCTTGCCCTTGTTCTCGTAGGCCAGGACGGTGTCGGACTCATCCAGCAGGAAGGACACGCCCGCCTCAGCGTACGACCTCTAAACGTCCCCCGGGGAGGCAGGAAACGGATAAGCAAACCGTACCAAGTCGAGGAGGACATTGAGGGTCTGTTGTGAACTGGTCTCCACAAATGTCATTTCCTCTAATTACAGAAGCATAAATActtcaaatacacacatgctTCCTTAAAACGTGAGTTCATTCCGTGTCGACGGCTTGAGGAGATACTTAAAAAGGCTTTGTTCTAGAGAAGCAGTCAGGGCACCTTACCTTGCAGCTGGCACAGGAGCAGAGCTTGGTCCGCCAGGCTGAGGGCCAGAACACGGCTCCGGTCCGGGTCTTCTCCGGCCCTCTGCTCTTCAGCTCGGTCAGCCTGCACTCCGGAGCCTCGGAGGGAGACCCCACCTCCAACTCCTGGTGCTTCCTCTTACAGCTCGATGACCCGTTGGCTTTTGACTGCAGAACAGACCGCGTGTTTAATGAACGTACGGTTCTTCATTCGCAATACGTGTTCTTAACTCTCCTCTAACCCTATCCTGGATGTATAATTGTGTCTTGCTGAGTCTAGATGTACGGTTGAATTCAAGAGAGACGTGAGTTTAGGAGTCAAGGAGTCTCGACACAACTTGACAAGATGGGGCCAGGCCAATTCACGACAAAGCCGTTACACACGCCATTCACTCAAGCATCAGCGCTACTGAGAACTGAATAGCATCAGGCGGGAAATGTGTGCACGTCTTCCCAGCAAGAAAACGGTttgtatgtaaatgtagaagCTCTTGGGTTGCCATATTAGCTGTCAAATGACTTGAGAGGCTGACTAATAAAATTGATCTTGTTTATCGTATGTGGAGTCGCAAAACCTTAAGGCTGCTCCCTGTAGACCGGAGAATATGAGGTTTGGCACGGGCCATTTATCCCCTAAATACCCACAGGGTAGTAAACCAGCTGGGTGCTGCGCACACACGCTGCTTGGTGCTGGAGGAATAGTGCCACCTAGTGGTAATCCTCCACTCACCAGAGCACAGTCCAAACCTCTTTCAGAGTAACATGAGGACAGAGGTCTAAACAGTTTTGTGTCAGTACGAAAAGAGATTTGTCcatgattatatatatatacacacacacgccaacccAACATTCATTTGACTCAAGCAGTTGAACAAGCCAGTTCCCTGCCCACGTCTGCTAAAAACAGCACGCGTGGCTGCGTGTGGGATTCTAAGGTGACGTATTAAATGTCTTATCCATTGTCGGCGTTAACAAAGATGGGGCTCCGTAATGAGGCGGAGTGGGGTGGTTGTCCTACCATGTCCTCCCCGTGGTTGGTGAGACTTGTGGAGGCCTCTTCTGTTCCGTCCTTCCCTTCCTCGCTGTGCTGTCCTCCCTccgtcttcacctcctcctctactttTCCCGGGCTGACTTTGGTCACAGGGGGCACTGAGTGGACAACCATACAATGAAGCCATGGCCTTCTTGTGAGCAACGTAGAAGATTCAACgacaaacccccccaaaaatgacAACCGCAACTACTACACAAATTCAATGTGTGCAGGCAGGCACTCGATAACAATGATTATTTTATCCCGCTCCATACTTTTATACtagccttgtgctgccttcgggtcacatgacccaaaggttcataaggaaccatcgttgtgtttacccaatacaaaaacaaattaaaataattttcttttaaccttcgcaatgtggggggtctgagacagcccaaggattaaaagaaaatgcttcactttgtttttgtatgcggtaaagttgtcgcaatacgacggtgggtcacaatgactgatgggtcagaatgacccgaagataacaaggGTTAACATCCTTGAAAACCGTGTCGGGATGACGTccgttttttttaaaccttgatGCAGCGCAAAGTAAAGAGTGTGACGGTGTCACCTTCCAGGTGGGCTGCGTAGATCCACAGGAAGGCGTTCTTGTTCATGCACGACTCACACACCATCTCCTGAAGCTCCACGCACTCTGGAACAGGGCGGCTCAGGTGCTGCAAGAACATCGTTGGACTATGAGAGGCAAGTTCTCAATAGATAGTCATTTGCAGATGGGTGTTCCTCTTTCATTGTAAAACGGGTTTACATAGAtggatatatatctatatagatGACTCTGAATGTCGATTTCAAGGAGACCGTTTTGCTGGGGTGCTTTGCTTCCTACCCTGCCATGGAGCCAGTCCTCACAGACGATGCACTGAATCATTTCATCTTCCACCTGTGACGTGAGGGAAATATGTTTGCTGTTGTGGTTTTGACGTTATTGTATCATAGATTGGAAGGTAAAAGTGCGTTCTCACTCGATGTGTATGGAAACAAGGTTGTGTATTCGAATATTCAACACATTCTTACATGGTCTTCAGGGTCTGGATATGGTCTGTTACAAGTGCAATACAGACCAAAGAAGTTATGGCTGTACTTGTTGTCAGTGTTCAATGGATCTTTCTCCTACAAAAAAGAGTCAAATAAAAAATTATGTTTTCATATTGTTCTTGTTGTCATTTAAAGGATGAATGAACACATTCCATGAAATAGTATGGAACCTTACAGAGTACAGCTTGCACTCCGTCTGTCCAAATTTGCTGTTTCCACAGTCACAGC belongs to Osmerus mordax isolate fOsmMor3 chromosome 8, fOsmMor3.pri, whole genome shotgun sequence and includes:
- the ubr7 gene encoding putative E3 ubiquitin-protein ligase UBR7 → MAANEGDEATLSLVDVLEEDEELENEASAVLGGSDSEKCSYPEGHVKRQALYACNTCTPKGGEPAGVCLACSYKCHEGHDLFELYTKRNFRCDCGNSKFGQTECKLYSEKDPLNTDNKYSHNFFGLYCTCNRPYPDPEDHVEDEMIQCIVCEDWLHGRHLSRPVPECVELQEMVCESCMNKNAFLWIYAAHLEVPPVTKVSPGKVEEEVKTEGGQHSEEGKDGTEEASTSLTNHGEDMSKANGSSSCKRKHQELEVGSPSEAPECRLTELKSRGPEKTRTGAVFWPSAWRTKLCSCASCKRSYAEAGVSFLLDESDTVLAYENKGKTTEQERRGGAEGRDPLMSALDNLGRVQQLEIIHGYNDMKTELKDFLQRFAEEGKVVTPEDIRQFFEQQQSRKRRRANAGQYYCS